From the genome of Argentina anserina chromosome 4, drPotAnse1.1, whole genome shotgun sequence, one region includes:
- the LOC126792801 gene encoding uncharacterized protein LOC126792801: MANPEDQEHLRLLLPNFLSARECKELEFIHKSNCTVGYRPNVFSTTLSHLIATNCAHLIMPFVPIRERLKEKVEEFFGCEYELFVEFTGLISWSRGASIGWHSDDNRPYLKQRHFAAVCYLNNYGDDFKGGRFHFQDGDLATIVPSSGDVVIYTADSRNTHSVDEVTGGERLTMALWFSRDAAHDEDAKLITLLSRTPLSNKSPELLLPLPASSNMYWFSLDHASSDDQFGFDICCARLHVLGYDVVYSDEKISCSNIPELLIERLRLARGDELFDYEFVNILHALQVVQFYCWKTSDLKFAQVESTIKVVPLSQSQRDKSLRLKSESLKDRHLAESVFSSEGAKHSHWAQLTVAVAMWGDYVHRLHKELVICLPHWNSHQSIFHLSFDDK; the protein is encoded by the exons ATGGCAAACCCAGAAGATCAAGAGcatcttcgtcttcttctcccCAACTTCCTTTCTGCTCGAGAATGCAAGGAACTGGAATTTATACACAAGAGCAATTGCACTGTTGGTTACAGACCCAATGTATTCTCAACCACTCTTTCGCATCTCATTGCTACCAATTGTGCTCATCTCATTATGCCCTTCGTACCCATCAGAG AGAGGTTGAAGGAGAAAGTTGAGGAATTCTTCGGCTGCGAGTACGAACTCTTTGTTGAGTTCACCGGTTTGATCAG CTGGAGTAGAGGAGCAAGCATTGGGTGGCATAGTGATGACAACAGGCCCTATCTCAAACAGCGTCACTTTGCG GCAGTTTGTTATTTGAACAATTATGGGGATGATTTCAAGGGCGGACGTTTTCACTTCCAGGATGGGGATCTAGCAACTATTGTTCCATCAAGTGGg GATGTTGTGATATACACCGCTGACAGCCGCAACACACATTCTGTTGATGAG GTTACTGGTGGGGAAAGACTCACAATGGCATTATGGTTCAGTCGTGATGCTGCCCATGATGAAGATGCTAAACTGATCACCCTTCTCTCACGGACTCCTTTAAGCAATAAGAGTCCTGAATTATTGCTACCTTTGCCAGCATCAAGTAATATGTACTGGTTTTCCTTAGACCATGCTTCGTCCGATGATCAGTTTGGATTTGATATATGCTGTGCAAGACTGCATGTTCTTGGATATGATGTAGTTTATTCTGACGAGAAGATTTCTTGTTCAAATATACCTGAGTTACTCATTGAGAGATTGCGATTAGCAAGGGGAGATGAGTTGTTTGACTATGAGTTTGTTAATATATTGCATGCACTTCAG GTAGTGCAATTCTACTGTTGGAAAACTTCTGATCTGAAATTTGCCCAAGTAGAAAGCACCATTAAGGTGGTACCCTTATCACAATCACAGCGGGACAAATCTCTCAGACTCAAATCTGAATCTTTGAAGGATCGTCATCTAGCAGAGTCTGTGTTTTCTTCTGAGGGAGCAAAACATTCTCATTGGGCCCAACTTACAGTTGCAGTCGCTATGTGGGGAGATTATGTACACAGGCTGCATAAAGAATTGGTAATTTGCTTACCTCATTGGAATTCACATCAATCTATATTTCATTTATCATTTGATGATAAGTAG
- the LOC126792800 gene encoding RNA demethylase ALKBH10B, whose amino-acid sequence MTMPSGNVVLSDKMQYPSGAGAGGEIHQQPRQWYPDERDGFISWLRGEFAAANAIVDSLCHHLRAVGEPSEYDMVIGHIQQRRCNWTPVLHMQQYFSVAEVQYALQQVAWRRQQRLYEPAKMGNNKDYKRSNSGVGFKPRSEPVKEWHNNASVEYRSYDGSGLEKVVSETREEVKSGREAGKVDDKGSALGAEKKGDLRKPHEYISTRSSGNSQGTVSSNSGAEDTVVNDGCTSTSKDNESHSIQIQNDKHNLSLVPKTFVGNETFDGKTINVVDGLKLYEEFLGDTEVSKLCSLVNDLRATGKRGHIQAPTYVTTKRPMKGHGREMIQLGIPIADAPQEDDISAGISKDRRTETIPPLLQDVIDRLIGMHVLTVKPDSCIIDFFNEGDHSQPNMWPTWFGRPVSVLFLTECDLTFGRALGIDYPGDYRGSLRLSLAPGSLLLLQGKSADYAKHAIPSIRKQRILVTFTKSQPRKSFPTDGQRLPSSGPSQSPYWSSPPSRSPNHIRHPVGPKHYAAVSTTGVLPAPPNRPQLPPANGIPPLFVAAPVGPPMPFPAPVVIPPGSPGWVAAPRHPPPRMPLPGTGVFLPPGSGSSSAPPQQFPSTATEMNPTVETASTEKDNGSGKSSHAKLDGKTQKQDCNGSVDVTGSGRGIVKQEQQQNSNNAAANSQAGAV is encoded by the exons ATGACAATGCCATCGGGGAATGTGGTTTTATCCGACAAAATGCAGTATCCTAGTGGCGCCGGGGCCGGCGGCGAGATCCACCAGCAGCCACGGCAGTGGTATCCGGATGAACGTGATGGGTTCATTTCGTGGCTGCGAGGTGAGTTTGCGGCGGCCAATGCGATTGTAGACTCACTCTGCCACCATTTGAGGGCGGTGGGTGAGCCGAGTGAGTATGACATGGTGATCGGGCACATTCAGCAGAGGAGGTGCAATTGGACCCCGGTGCTTCATATGCAGCAGTACTTTTCGGTGGCCGAGGTGCAGTATGCGCTGCAGCAGGTGGCGTGGAGGAGGCAGCAGAGGCTCTATGAGCCTGCGAAAATGGGGAACAACAAGGACTACAAGAGGTCGAATTCCGGCGTGGGGTTTAAGCCGAGAAGTGAGCCGGTGAAGGAGTGGCATAATAATGCCAGTGTAGAGTATCGTAGTTATGATGGGAGTGGTTTGGAGAAAGTTGTGAGTGAGACGAGGGAGGAAGTGAAGTCTGGCAGAGAGGCCGGGAAAGTGGATGATAAGGGTTCAGCGCTGGGTGCAGAGAAGAAAG GTGATCTCAGAAAACCTCATGAATATATCAGCACAAGGAGTTCAGGGAATTCTCAAGGGACGGTATCTAGCAATTCAGGAGCTGAAGACACGGTGGTAAATGATGGATGCACTTCAACTTCTAAAG aTAATGAATCACATTCAATCCAGATCCAGAATGACAAGCATAATCTTTCCCTCGTTCCAAAAACTTTTGTTGGCAATGAGACATTTGATGGAAAAACG attAATGTGGTTGATGGACTGAAGTTGTACGAAGAGTTCCTTGGTGACACTGAAGTCTCGAAACTTTGCTCTTTGGTAAATGATTTGAGGGCTACAGGAAAAAGGGGACACATTCAAG CTCCAACATATGTGACGACAAAGAGGCCCATGAAGGGACATGGAAGAGAGATGATTCAATTAGGAATCCCTATTGCAGATGCTCCACAAGAAGATGATATATCTGCCGGAATCTCCAAAG ATCGGAGGACGGAAACCATTCCCCCTTTGCTGCAGGATGTTATTGATCGCCTTATTGGGATGCATGTTTTGACTGTGAAGCCGGACTCCTGTATCATTGATTTCTTCAATGAG GGTGATCATTCACAACCTAACATGTGGCCAACGTGGTTTGGAAGACCTGTTAGCGTTCTGTTCCTCACTGAATGTGACCTGACTTTTGGGAGAGCACTAGGGATAGACTATCCTGGGGATTATCGAGGCTCTCTCAGACTTTCTCTTGCACCTGG GTCTCTCCTTTTGCTGCAAGGAAAATCAGCAGACTATGCAAAACATGCAATTCCTTCCATCAGAAAGCAGCGTATACTCGTCACTTTTACCAAGTCTCAACCTAGAAAATCCTTTCCAACTGATGGTCAGCGTCTTCCTTCATCTGGTCCCAGCCAGTCGCCCTACTGGAGTTCACCACCAAGTAGATCGCCAAATCACATCCGTCATCCTGTTGGTCCCAAGCACTATGCAGCAGTTTCAACAACTGGTGTATTGCCTGCACCGCCTAATCGTCCCCAACTCCCACCTGCAAATGGCATCCCGCCTTTGTTTGTGGCTGCCCCGGTTGGACCACCCATGCCTTTCCCTGCTCCAGTTGTCATCCCACCTGGTTCACCTGGATGGGTAGCAGCTCCTAGGCACCCTCCACCTCGGATGCCTCTCCCCGGAACTGGAGTTTTCCTTCCCCCAGGTTCAGGAAGTTCATCAGCTCCTCCTCAACAGTTTCCAAGTACTGCAACAGAAATGAACCCCACTGTTGAGACTGCTTCAACAGAGAAAGACAATGGGAGTGGAAAATCAAGTCATGCAAAGTTGGATGGGAAAACTCAAAAGCAAGACTGCAACGGAAGTGTGGATGTAACTGGCAGCGGGAGAGGAATAGTGAAGCAAGAGCAACAGCAGAACTCTAACAATGCGGCAGCAAACAGTCAGGCTGGAGCGGTTTAG
- the LOC126792804 gene encoding uncharacterized protein LOC126792804, translating to MAPDIAIVDQGMSVLHGRTLALDRMLLEFNSVITSILEEKNLSVNITEALLAMQSNLALIRAESVSKIRESVSLMYGSFIHSREQAHQVFVEQMQVVGVAVRVIQDLRPDFDHGYHAISAGPISGGAATAVRKALDRLDSALRLTLAVRDKILTNMSAWLELPEPSSDGFALRQKKYGGRQSSHHDELDLDLGRLRPPLNGTGNGHVDGGDGQD from the exons ATGGCCCCTGATATTGCTATAGTCGACCAGGGCATGTCTGTACTACATGGTCGGACGCTCGCTCTTGACCGGATGTTGTTGGAGTTCAACTCTGTCATAACTTCTATTCTAGAGGAGAAGAACTTAAGCGTTAACATCACAGAGGCCCTCTTGGCAATGCAGAGCAATCTGGCTCTGATTCGAGCTGAGTCGGTGTCCAAGATCCGAGAATCAGTCTCGCTAATGTATGGATCTTTTATACATTCGCGAGAGCAGGCCCATCAAGTTTTTGTGGAGCAGATGCAAGTTGTTGGTGTCGCAGTTAGGGTAATTCAAGATCTGCGACCTGACTTCGACCATGGTTATCATGCTATATCTGCAGGGCCAATCAGTGGTGGAGCAGCCACAGCAGTACGCAAAGCATTGGATCGTTTGGACTCTGCGCTGCGCCTGACTCTAGCTGTGAGGGACAAAATCCTCACTAATATGTCTGCTTGGCTGGAATTGCCAGAACCATCATCTGATGGGTTCGCTTTGCGGCAAAAGAAATATGGGGGTCGCCAGAGTAGTCACCATGATgaattggatttggatttagg GCGGCTTAGGCCCCCCCTCAATGGCACTGGGAATGGTCATGTTGATGGCGGTGATGGGCAAGATTAA